In one Roseburia intestinalis L1-82 genomic region, the following are encoded:
- a CDS encoding alpha-mannosidase gives MDFLDKRVGVICNELKKLKVKQVFPLTQWEYKEGNFIHPEDALKDEAAWENFDCKTMHWYGKDRHYWFRTTYTVPEELDGKSIWIRVSSQIDEWDDGRNPQFIVFVNGEVYQGIDMNHRECLITRSGKAGETLTIDLQAYTGIMHEEFALRTQIEEIDAEIEKLYYDLWVPLAAFSRMEADDKNRKDIEYVLNETINLLDLRTPYSEGFYRSVREASAYIQKALYEDMAGYEDVIATCIGHTHIDVAWWWTVAQTREKVGRSFATVLKLMDEYPNYKFMSSQPQLYAFLKERYPELYEKAKQRIKEKRWEPEGGMWVEADCNLTSGESLVRQFMHGKRFFKEEFGVDNRILWLPDVFGYSGALPQIMKKCGIDYFMTTKLAWNQFNKVPYDTMMWRGIDGTEVLTHLITTLGVSQPIKDYFTTYNGMLHPDAIMGGWMRYQNKDINNDILVSYGYGDGGGGPTREMLETSIRMEKGIKGIPKVRQEFSRTYFEELEERVKGDRRLPVWEGEFYFEYHRGTYTSMARNKRSNRKAELGLMDLELLSVLAQAQAAYPAEELDRMWKKVLINQFHDILPGSAIHEVYEVTKEEYAALQKEIKALEEERLHALVGDDEGITIFNTTGHDRSDIVELGEIHAEALKDAEGVIYPVQKTAEGAVVYVEHLPSKGYKTFAAVSSEIEQKTPFVLVDDHTLETPFYTIHLDAEGRFDRIYDKENDREVLQDGKKGNQFRMYEDKPMCFDNWDVDIYYTEKYWDVNDVISMEWTECGPVRATLEMERKESNSVIHQKIHFYADSRRIEFETYVDWKEHQTLLKVHFPVNVHTDEATFDVQFGNLTRKVHTNTSWDKARFESCGQKWIDLSEGHYGVSMLNDCKYGHSVKDSDMALTLIKSGIEPNPVADQEEHYFTYAIYPHAEKWQEAKTVEQAYDLNQPAIAVAGGKPGSLLSKASVDRSNVVLETIKCAESGHGIIIRMYESENALTKTNLVVEGNYNKAFVCNLLEEEEAELELKDGVVCVQLKPYEVVTVKLV, from the coding sequence ATGGATTTCTTAGACAAAAGAGTCGGTGTAATTTGCAACGAACTTAAGAAATTAAAAGTAAAACAGGTATTTCCACTGACACAGTGGGAGTACAAGGAAGGAAACTTTATTCACCCGGAGGATGCATTAAAGGACGAGGCAGCCTGGGAAAACTTTGACTGCAAGACCATGCACTGGTATGGCAAGGACCGTCATTACTGGTTTCGCACGACCTATACCGTTCCGGAGGAGCTGGATGGCAAAAGCATATGGATCCGCGTTTCCTCCCAGATCGACGAGTGGGATGACGGAAGAAATCCGCAGTTTATCGTGTTTGTGAACGGGGAGGTTTATCAGGGAATCGATATGAACCACAGGGAGTGCCTGATCACAAGAAGCGGAAAGGCAGGAGAGACACTGACCATCGATCTGCAGGCATATACCGGGATCATGCATGAGGAATTTGCGCTCCGCACACAGATCGAGGAGATCGATGCAGAGATCGAAAAACTCTATTATGACCTGTGGGTTCCGCTTGCAGCATTTTCCCGTATGGAAGCAGATGATAAAAACCGCAAGGATATTGAGTATGTGCTCAATGAGACGATCAATCTGCTGGATCTAAGGACCCCGTATTCCGAAGGCTTTTACCGGAGTGTGCGGGAAGCATCTGCTTATATCCAGAAAGCACTTTATGAGGATATGGCAGGGTATGAGGATGTGATCGCAACCTGTATCGGACATACGCATATCGATGTTGCGTGGTGGTGGACTGTGGCACAGACCAGGGAAAAAGTCGGACGCAGCTTTGCAACTGTGTTAAAGCTGATGGACGAGTACCCGAATTATAAGTTCATGTCCAGCCAGCCGCAGTTATATGCATTTTTAAAGGAGCGCTATCCGGAATTGTACGAGAAAGCAAAACAGCGCATCAAAGAGAAACGCTGGGAGCCGGAAGGCGGTATGTGGGTCGAGGCAGATTGCAACCTGACATCGGGAGAATCCCTCGTCCGTCAGTTTATGCATGGCAAACGCTTTTTTAAAGAGGAATTTGGCGTGGACAACCGTATCCTCTGGCTGCCGGATGTGTTCGGTTATTCCGGGGCACTGCCGCAGATCATGAAAAAATGCGGAATCGATTATTTTATGACAACCAAACTGGCATGGAACCAGTTCAATAAAGTACCTTACGATACGATGATGTGGCGCGGAATCGATGGAACAGAGGTGCTGACACACCTGATCACGACCCTTGGCGTGAGCCAGCCGATCAAAGATTACTTTACGACCTATAATGGCATGCTGCACCCGGATGCGATCATGGGAGGATGGATGCGTTACCAGAATAAGGACATCAATAACGATATCTTAGTCTCCTACGGTTACGGCGATGGCGGCGGCGGTCCGACCAGGGAAATGCTTGAGACTTCGATCCGCATGGAAAAGGGAATCAAAGGGATTCCGAAAGTACGCCAGGAATTTTCACGCACCTATTTTGAAGAACTTGAGGAGCGCGTGAAAGGTGACAGACGCCTGCCGGTATGGGAAGGTGAATTTTACTTTGAGTACCATCGCGGAACTTATACCTCCATGGCGAGAAATAAACGTAGCAACCGTAAGGCAGAACTTGGTCTGATGGATCTGGAACTGTTGTCCGTTTTAGCACAGGCACAGGCAGCGTATCCGGCAGAAGAACTCGACCGCATGTGGAAAAAAGTCCTGATCAACCAGTTCCATGATATTCTGCCTGGATCTGCGATCCATGAAGTATATGAGGTGACAAAGGAAGAATACGCTGCACTTCAGAAAGAGATCAAAGCACTGGAAGAGGAACGTCTCCATGCACTCGTGGGAGATGACGAAGGCATCACTATTTTCAATACAACCGGACACGACCGCAGTGATATCGTAGAACTTGGGGAGATCCATGCGGAAGCGTTAAAGGATGCAGAGGGCGTGATCTATCCGGTACAGAAGACTGCAGAAGGTGCAGTGGTCTATGTAGAGCATCTGCCGTCAAAAGGATATAAGACATTTGCAGCTGTATCCAGTGAAATTGAGCAGAAAACACCGTTTGTCCTTGTGGATGACCATACGCTTGAGACACCGTTTTATACGATCCATCTGGATGCGGAGGGACGTTTTGACCGCATCTACGATAAGGAAAACGACAGGGAAGTACTGCAGGATGGCAAAAAAGGCAATCAGTTCCGCATGTACGAGGATAAGCCGATGTGCTTTGATAACTGGGATGTGGATATTTACTATACCGAAAAGTACTGGGATGTCAATGATGTGATTTCTATGGAATGGACAGAGTGCGGTCCGGTGCGTGCAACGTTAGAGATGGAGCGGAAAGAAAGCAATTCTGTGATCCACCAGAAGATCCATTTCTATGCAGACAGCAGAAGGATCGAATTTGAGACTTATGTGGACTGGAAAGAGCATCAGACATTGTTAAAGGTACATTTCCCGGTCAATGTACATACCGATGAAGCAACATTTGATGTACAGTTTGGTAATCTGACACGCAAAGTGCATACCAATACGAGCTGGGATAAAGCACGTTTTGAGAGCTGCGGACAGAAATGGATCGATCTCTCGGAAGGTCACTACGGAGTCAGCATGTTAAATGACTGCAAATATGGACATTCCGTGAAGGATTCTGATATGGCACTGACACTGATTAAATCCGGCATCGAACCGAATCCGGTGGCAGATCAGGAAGAGCACTATTTTACCTATGCAATCTATCCGCATGCGGAAAAATGGCAGGAAGCAAAGACCGTGGAGCAGGCATATGACCTGAACCAGCCGGCTATTGCAGTGGCAGGAGGAAAGCCGGGAAGCCTGTTGTCAAAAGCATCTGTGGACAGGTCCAACGTTGTATTAGAGACGATCAAGTGTGCAGAGTCCGGTCATGGCATCATTATCCGTATGTATGAGAGCGAAAATGCACTCACAAAGACAAATCTTGTAGTTGAGGGGAACTACAACAAAGCGTTTGTCTGCAATCTGCTCGAGGAGGAAGAAGCAGAATTAGAGTTGAAAGACGGAGTGGTTTGTGTACAACTGAAACCGTATGAAGTTGTTACTGTAAAACTCGTTTAA